One Thermococcus sp. genomic window, GAGTCAGAACACTGAGCAATCAAAGGGCAGGCGAAAATGTCGCTGGGTTATCCCGCCGGAACTCGCAAAGGTTTAAAACGTGGCGTGAGAATTAGTCCCAGGGGTGAGAGAGAATGGAGACCAAGAAGACCGGCACCACCACAGTGGGAATAAAGGCCAAGGACGGTGTCGTTCTGGCCGCTGATACGCAGGCTTCCCTCGACCACATGGTCGAGACCCTCAACATAAGGAAGATAGTCCCCATCACCGACAGGATAGCGATAACCACCGCGGGAAGCGTTGGTGACGTCCAGGCACTGGCGAGAATGCTTGAGGCGGAGGCGCGCTACTATCAGTTCACCTGGAACAGGCCCATGAGCACCAAGGCCATGGCTAACCTGCTCAGCAACATACTCAACGAGAACAAGTGGTTCCCCTACCTCGTCCAGATAATCATAGGCGGCCACGTTGAAGAGCCGACGCTGGCCAACCTCGACCCGATGGGAGGGCTCATCTTCGACGACTACACCGCAACCGGCTCGGGAAGCCCCTTCGCCATAGCCGTCCTTGAGGACGGCTTCAAGAAGGGCATGAGCGTCAAAGAAGCCAAGGAGCTCGCCGTCAGGGCCGTCAGGACGGCCGGAAAGAGGGACGTCTACACGGGCAGCAGGAAGATCCAGGTCGTCGTCATAACGAAGGAAGGCATGAAGGAAGAGTTCGTTGAGTTCAGGGAGTGAACCCTTCAACGGTTGCACCAAAGCCCTTTTTAATTCCCTTTTCGAGTTGATAGCATGCGGAAGCCTTCGAGAATCCTCATCGTCCTTGGTCTCATACTCCTTCTCATACCCACCTTCTACATCGCGGAAGAGTTAACCTCAAACCCGAACAGTGTCCTTAGCCAGGTAAACGGGATACTCGACCAGGTTCAGGAGATAAGGAACCTTACCTTCAAGGAAAGGCCGAAGATAGTCGTCCTGACCAAGCAGGAAGCCCTGGCGAAATGGAAGCCCGGAAAAGCCGACATCGAGAGGATGAAAATCGAAGAGCTGACCTACAAGATGACCCTCCTCCTTCCACCAGATTATCAGTACATCAAAAAGGAGACGGAGAGGAGTGCCAACTGGATAGCCGCAACGGTTGGAGATACCATCTACGTGATCCGGGAGAACTTCATGTCAAACCCCGACGTTGCCCGGAGGACGATAGCCCACGAGAGCGTCCACGTGCTCCAGAAGCAGTGGTTCAACGCGAAGTACGGCTCGGACACATACGACGGGACAATAGCCGTTCAGTCCCTCATCGAGGGCGACGCCGACCTCGTGGCCGACATCTACTGCGAGAGGAACGGAATACCCATATACAAGATACGCTCTCTGAGCGGAAAACCCCTAACGGACCTCCATATCTTTCCCTACGTCTTTGGCGACCGGTTCGTGAGATACCTCTATGAGAAAGGCGGCTGGGAGCTTGTTAACGAGGCCTACAGCAGGTATCCAGTCTCGGCACAGCAGGTCATGCACCCGGAGATGTACATTGAAAACATCACGCCACTCAACGTCACCCTGGACGCACCGCCGAACTCACGCGTCCTTAAGGAAGACAGGCTCGGGGAGTACTACGTTTACCTGCTCCTCAGGGACGTCGCGAAGCTGGAGAACGAGACCGCCTGGAACGTCTCAAGCGAGTGGCGCGGGGATAAGCTCCTCCTGACTCAGAACGGGACGGGCTACACACTCCAGTGGAAGGTTGTGTTTTCAACCCCCGAAGCGGCGAAGACCTTTGGGGAAACCATCTCCCGGCTCGCGGAGGGCAACACCTACGCGAACTACACGATAAGAATCGAGAGGAATTCCGTTCTCCTGATAGCCAAAAGGAGGGACTGATGTGAAGCTCGTCTGTCCTATCTGCGGAAGAACCTACGAGGAACCTGTCCAGAGGTGTGAATGCGGCGGGCCCGTCGAGTTCGAAAGATTCACCGGCGAACCCTACATAGGGAAGAACGTCTGGGAGCGGTTCTGGGACTTCTGGCCGGTTGAGCCAGTACTGGAACTCACCCTCGGTGAGGGCGACACACCGCTCGTTAGATCGAAAATCGGGGTGGAGTTGGGTGTAAAGCTCTACCTCAAGAACGAGACGGCCAATCCAACCTGGAGCTTCAAGGACAGGGGAACTTTTCTGGCGATGAGCTACGCCCTCAAGGCCGGCTACAGAGCGGTTGGAACGGTTTCAACCGGCAATATGGCCGCGAGCGTTTCGGCCTACGCTTCCCGGTTCGGTCTCGATGCC contains:
- the psmB gene encoding archaeal proteasome endopeptidase complex subunit beta produces the protein METKKTGTTTVGIKAKDGVVLAADTQASLDHMVETLNIRKIVPITDRIAITTAGSVGDVQALARMLEAEARYYQFTWNRPMSTKAMANLLSNILNENKWFPYLVQIIIGGHVEEPTLANLDPMGGLIFDDYTATGSGSPFAIAVLEDGFKKGMSVKEAKELAVRAVRTAGKRDVYTGSRKIQVVVITKEGMKEEFVEFRE